Proteins from one Myxococcus virescens genomic window:
- a CDS encoding transposase gives IAQTTDTRRRSAIDRRTTRSAGYALSQRIRKRIEEVWGWMKTVGGFRKTRFKGRERTEMAAYLVGAAYNLVRMARLAAA, from the coding sequence CATTGCTCAGACGACGGACACTCGACGCCGCTCGGCCATCGACAGGCGAACGACGAGGTCCGCCGGATACGCCCTCAGCCAGCGGATACGGAAACGAATAGAAGAAGTCTGGGGCTGGATGAAGACGGTGGGCGGCTTCCGCAAGACGCGTTTCAAAGGCAGGGAGCGGACGGAGATGGCGGCCTACCTGGTGGGCGCCGCGTACAACCTGGTGCGGATGGCGCGGCTGGCTGCCGCATAG